Proteins from a genomic interval of Onychostoma macrolepis isolate SWU-2019 chromosome 17, ASM1243209v1, whole genome shotgun sequence:
- the ivd gene encoding isovaleryl-CoA dehydrogenase, mitochondrial, protein MLAVRRALRLCQRVANVSVSRRGCAGAVPVDDIVNGLTEEQIQLRQTVQRFCQEKLAPYADEIDKKNEFPRMRDFWKEMGELGLLGVTAPVEYGGTGLGYLDHVIVMEEISRVSAAIALSYGAHSNLCVNQMVRHANQKQKEKYIPKLMTGEHVGALAMSEPNSGSDVVSMKLTAKKQGDHYVLNGNKFWITNGPDADVLIVYAKTDPEAAARGITAFIVEKGMPGFSTAQKLDKLGMRGSNTCELVFEDCKVPEENILGPLNKGVYVMMSGLDLERLVLASGPVGIMQAVLDHAVPYLHVREAFGQKIGHFQLMQGKMADMYTRLSSCRQYLYNVARACDKGHFSAKDCAGVILYCAENATQVALDGIQCLGGNGYINDYPMGRFLRDAKLYEIGAGTSEVRRMIIGRAFNAMFK, encoded by the exons ATGTTGGCTGTCAGAAGAGCACTGCGTCTTTGTCAAAGAGTGGCAAATGTCAGTGTTTCGCGTCGTGGATGCGCTGGAGCTGTTCCCGTGGACGACATCGTGAACGGTCTCACCGAGGAGCAGATCCAG CTCAGACAAACAGTCCAGAGATTCTGCCAGGAGAAACTCGCTCCCTACGCTGATGAGATTGACAAGAAAAACGAGTTTCCCCGCATGAGG GACTTTTGGAAGGAGATGGGTGAGCTTGGACTACTTGGAGTTACTGCTCCAG TGGAGTACGGTGGAACAGGATTGGGCTACCTTGATCATGTGATTGTGATGGAGGAGATCTCCCGTGTGTCAGCAGCTATTGCTCTCAGCTATGGCGCGCACTCCAACTTGTGTGTAAATCAGATGGTTCGACATGCAAACcagaaacagaaagagaaatACATCCCGAAG TTGATGACAGGGGAACATGTGGGTGCCTTGGCCATGAGTGAGCCCAACTCTGGCTCTGATGTGGTGTCCATGAAACTGACAGCGAAAAAACAAG GGGATCATTACGTGTTGAACGGTAATAAGTTCTGGATTACGAACGGACCAGACGCAGATGTTCTGATTGTGTATGCTAAAACAGACCCAGAGGCAGCAGCCCGTGGCATCACTGCTTTCATTGTAGAGAAG GGCATGCCAGGATTTAGCACAGCGCAGAAGCTGGATAAACTGGGAATGAGAGGATCTAACACCTGTGAACTCGTCTTTGAAGACTGCAAGGTCCCTG AGGAAAACATATTGGGCCCGTTAAATAAAGGAGTATATGTTATGATGAGTGGCTTGGACCTAGAGAGACTCGTCCTGGCTTCTGGACCTGTTGG CATCATGCAAGCTGTGCTTGACCATGCAGTTCCTTACCTACATGTTCGTGAAGCCTTTGGACAGAAAATCGGACACTTCCAG CTAATGCAAGGAAAAATGGCTGATATGTACACCCGGCTTAGTTCATGTCGACAATATTTATACAACGTTGCCCGTGCTTGTGACAAAGGCCATTTCAGTGCTAAG GACTGTGCTGGGGTAATCCTTTATTGTGCTGAGAATGCGACTCAAGTTGCCTTGGATGGAATTCAATGCCTGG GTGGAAACGGTTACATTAATGACTACCCAATGGGGCGCTTCTTAAGAGACGCTAAACTTTATGAGATCGGAGCTGGAACCAGTGAGGTCAGAAGGATGATCATTGGCAGAGCCTTCAATGCCATGTTCAAATAA